The Megalops cyprinoides isolate fMegCyp1 chromosome 19, fMegCyp1.pri, whole genome shotgun sequence genome has a window encoding:
- the tsen54 gene encoding tRNA-splicing endonuclease subunit Sen54 isoform X2, protein MADSGQTGRVTEMEFCSELLSPSDLFAARSRSHKIPVRGQKDFLPDGSDQQRERLQHSLDEHWNLIAEERVERLGNLVKAKWIPSKGLVELQSPAGKFWQTMGFSEHGKQVLFPEEALYLMECGNAQVFYHDLPLSIQEGYERFLAQGTVSLHQYQVFAHLKRLGYVVTRFEPRSVYAQQLNLPQSRDRQERNLKRKRSHSPASGEADRQEEQAGEEMVLEQVGDVEDQRPRDSSSNVDPVAQCTREDERPVAEGPAETESTADSAPQRSWWVEQASDPEVRQPGRSGPRWDFSAISFPDLGCRGRPPSLAAPDPSLLPGTLSVGSCDVAPWLRKLNLREERMSRRERERERARFRRGVNEDREVRRCRNWAEYHQLLERRSRHSRRDRPAHLWEGAVVPLLQPGQYTSPGDLLNKISVIQPSRLLEGASRLGQGSEEWRISFNVYQPDTVADFKKSNPGKPYSRIFEGPVPDLRALKQLSLQSGDVPVTFAVVDHGDISFYSFKDFQLPTDVSH, encoded by the exons ATGGCAGACTCTGGTCAGACGGGGAGAGTTACAGAGATGGAATTCTGCAGTGAATTACTCAG CCCCTCAGACCTCTTTGCGGCACGGTCACGGAGCCACAAGATTCCGGTGAGAGGCCAGAAGGACTTCCTGCCAGATGGGTCagaccagcagagggagagactgcagcacagcctggatGAGCACTGGAACCTCATCGCAGAGGAACGTGTGGAGAGGCT TGGAAACCTGGTGAAGGCGAAGTGGATTCCCAGCAAGGGGCTGGTGGAGCTGCAGTCACCAGCT GGGAAGTTCTGGCAGACAATGGGATTCTCTGAACATGGAAAGCAAGTTCTGTTTCCAGAAGAAGCCCTGTACCTCATGGAATGT GGGAATGCGCAGGTGTTTTACCATGACCTGCCTCTTTCAATTCAAGAGGGCTATGAGCGATTTCTGGCCCAGGGCACTGTCAGCCTGCACCAGTACCAG GTGTTTGCCCACTTGAAGAGGCTTGGTTATGTAGTGACCAGATTTGAACCCAG GTCCGTGTATGCACAGCAGCTAAACCTACCTCAGTCACGCGACAGGCAGGAGAGAAACCTGAAAAGGAAACGCAGCCACAGCCCTGCCTCTGG ggaggcagacaggcaggaggagcaggcagGGGAGGAGATGGTGTTAGAGCAGGTGGGCGATGTTGAAGACCAGAGACCCAGAGACTCGAGCTCAAATGTGGACCCAGTAGCCCAGTGCACTCGAGAAGATGAGAGGCCAGTGGCGGAGGGacctgcagagacagagtccACGGCAGACAGCGCCCCCCAGAGGAGCTGGTGGGTGGAGCAGGCATCCGACCCTGAGGTCAGACAGCCGGGGCGGTCCGGGCCCCGCTGGGACTTCAGCGCCATCTCCTTCCCAGACCTGGGCTGCAGAGGCCGCCCCCCTAGCCTGGCGGCCCCCgacccctccctcctgcccgGGACGCTCTCCGTGGGCTCCTGCGACGTCGCCCCCTGGCTGCGGAAGCTGAACCTGCGGGAGGAGCGCATGTCGCGGCGGGAGCGCGAGCGTGAGCGGGCACGGTTCCGCCGGGGCGTGAACGAGGACCGGGAGGTGCGGCGGTGCCGGAACTGGGCAGAATACCACCAGCTGCTGGAGAGGAGGAGCCGGCACAGCCGCCGCGACAGACCCGCACACCTGTGGGAGGGTGCGGTCGTGCCTCTCCTTCAGCCAGGGCAATACACCAGTCCTG GTGATCTGCTGAACAAGATCAGTGTGATTCAGCCGTCGCGATTGCTGGAGGGAGCATCCCG GCTGGGACAGGGGTCAGAGGAGTGGAGGATCTCTTTCAACGTGTACCAGCCTGACACGGTCGCTGACTTCAAGAAGAGTAATCCAGGGAAGCCCTACTcacgcat TTTCGAGGGTCCCGTGCCTGACCTGCGGGCTCTGAAGCAGCTGTCCCTCCAGAGCGGGGACGTCCC
- the tsen54 gene encoding tRNA-splicing endonuclease subunit Sen54 isoform X1, with protein MADSGQTGRVTEMEFCSELLSPSDLFAARSRSHKIPVRGQKDFLPDGSDQQRERLQHSLDEHWNLIAEERVERLGNLVKAKWIPSKGLVELQSPAGKFWQTMGFSEHGKQVLFPEEALYLMECGNAQVFYHDLPLSIQEGYERFLAQGTVSLHQYQVFAHLKRLGYVVTRFEPRSVYAQQLNLPQSRDRQERNLKRKRSHSPASGEADRQEEQAGEEMVLEQVGDVEDQRPRDSSSNVDPVAQCTREDERPVAEGPAETESTADSAPQRSWWVEQASDPEVRQPGRSGPRWDFSAISFPDLGCRGRPPSLAAPDPSLLPGTLSVGSCDVAPWLRKLNLREERMSRRERERERARFRRGVNEDREVRRCRNWAEYHQLLERRSRHSRRDRPAHLWEGAVVPLLQPGQYTSPGDLLNKISVIQPSRLLEGASRLGQGSEEWRISFNVYQPDTVADFKKSNPGKPYSRMCVCSFEGPVPDLRALKQLSLQSGDVPVTFAVVDHGDISFYSFKDFQLPTDVSH; from the exons ATGGCAGACTCTGGTCAGACGGGGAGAGTTACAGAGATGGAATTCTGCAGTGAATTACTCAG CCCCTCAGACCTCTTTGCGGCACGGTCACGGAGCCACAAGATTCCGGTGAGAGGCCAGAAGGACTTCCTGCCAGATGGGTCagaccagcagagggagagactgcagcacagcctggatGAGCACTGGAACCTCATCGCAGAGGAACGTGTGGAGAGGCT TGGAAACCTGGTGAAGGCGAAGTGGATTCCCAGCAAGGGGCTGGTGGAGCTGCAGTCACCAGCT GGGAAGTTCTGGCAGACAATGGGATTCTCTGAACATGGAAAGCAAGTTCTGTTTCCAGAAGAAGCCCTGTACCTCATGGAATGT GGGAATGCGCAGGTGTTTTACCATGACCTGCCTCTTTCAATTCAAGAGGGCTATGAGCGATTTCTGGCCCAGGGCACTGTCAGCCTGCACCAGTACCAG GTGTTTGCCCACTTGAAGAGGCTTGGTTATGTAGTGACCAGATTTGAACCCAG GTCCGTGTATGCACAGCAGCTAAACCTACCTCAGTCACGCGACAGGCAGGAGAGAAACCTGAAAAGGAAACGCAGCCACAGCCCTGCCTCTGG ggaggcagacaggcaggaggagcaggcagGGGAGGAGATGGTGTTAGAGCAGGTGGGCGATGTTGAAGACCAGAGACCCAGAGACTCGAGCTCAAATGTGGACCCAGTAGCCCAGTGCACTCGAGAAGATGAGAGGCCAGTGGCGGAGGGacctgcagagacagagtccACGGCAGACAGCGCCCCCCAGAGGAGCTGGTGGGTGGAGCAGGCATCCGACCCTGAGGTCAGACAGCCGGGGCGGTCCGGGCCCCGCTGGGACTTCAGCGCCATCTCCTTCCCAGACCTGGGCTGCAGAGGCCGCCCCCCTAGCCTGGCGGCCCCCgacccctccctcctgcccgGGACGCTCTCCGTGGGCTCCTGCGACGTCGCCCCCTGGCTGCGGAAGCTGAACCTGCGGGAGGAGCGCATGTCGCGGCGGGAGCGCGAGCGTGAGCGGGCACGGTTCCGCCGGGGCGTGAACGAGGACCGGGAGGTGCGGCGGTGCCGGAACTGGGCAGAATACCACCAGCTGCTGGAGAGGAGGAGCCGGCACAGCCGCCGCGACAGACCCGCACACCTGTGGGAGGGTGCGGTCGTGCCTCTCCTTCAGCCAGGGCAATACACCAGTCCTG GTGATCTGCTGAACAAGATCAGTGTGATTCAGCCGTCGCGATTGCTGGAGGGAGCATCCCG GCTGGGACAGGGGTCAGAGGAGTGGAGGATCTCTTTCAACGTGTACCAGCCTGACACGGTCGCTGACTTCAAGAAGAGTAATCCAGGGAAGCCCTACTcacgcatgtgcgtgtgcag TTTCGAGGGTCCCGTGCCTGACCTGCGGGCTCTGAAGCAGCTGTCCCTCCAGAGCGGGGACGTCCC